A portion of the Paenibacillus hamazuiensis genome contains these proteins:
- a CDS encoding GPW/gp25 family protein, producing the protein MNKDFLGRGWKFPVQVDGATGRIRMAEHEDDIAEAIRIILRTSPGERVMRADFGCGVQRYVFGTTDRTTLHLIETAIHEAILAWEPRVTNVEVQANPDPEMPQRLLVTIRYTVRSTNNLFNLVYPFYLQEGTK; encoded by the coding sequence ATGAATAAAGATTTTCTCGGCCGGGGCTGGAAGTTTCCGGTGCAGGTGGACGGGGCGACAGGCCGTATCCGGATGGCGGAGCACGAAGACGATATCGCCGAGGCGATCCGCATTATATTGCGCACATCGCCCGGAGAGCGGGTCATGCGCGCCGATTTCGGCTGCGGCGTACAGCGCTACGTTTTCGGCACGACGGACCGGACGACGCTGCACCTGATCGAAACGGCGATCCACGAAGCGATACTCGCATGGGAACCGCGGGTGACGAATGTGGAAGTTCAAGCCAACCCGGATCCGGAAATGCCGCAGCGGCTGCTTGTGACGATTCGTTACACGGTCCGTTCGACGAACAATTTGTTCAACCTGGTCTATCCTTTCTATTTGCAGGAAGGGACGAAATAG
- a CDS encoding phage late control D family protein, with protein sequence MAEPTLSTQTFTFEELEKKYGGFFAPTFEVLINGTNIALTAAITQVTVETSIESEASSFEFTVVNAFDPLKQEFQWLDSEFTLGTYVEIRMGYVDKLETVLYGLITSVSCEFPSDDLPKIIVRGMDMSFLMMRSVRSQSWEKKKISDIVSEVGKQYVSKVVADDTGDPIEITAQNECSDYEFISELAKELNYDFFIVGKTMYFRKALESTSPVVTLAWGKTLRSFAPEMNIAAQVGKVVVRGWDVKKTALLEGTSGQVKKLGSNSKTGPDILNSLGSYTEYVYTNVDTEQEAKDKATAILNYRAMQLISGYGECDGIPEMMAGLYVKMEGLGKKLSQPYYLKAVTHTIDSFGYVTRFRIGGNAV encoded by the coding sequence GACATTATCCACCCAAACGTTTACGTTCGAAGAGCTTGAAAAAAAATACGGCGGCTTTTTTGCGCCGACCTTCGAGGTACTGATCAACGGCACCAACATAGCTTTGACGGCAGCCATCACGCAGGTGACGGTCGAGACAAGCATTGAGTCGGAGGCGAGCTCGTTCGAATTCACCGTCGTCAACGCATTTGATCCGTTAAAGCAGGAATTTCAGTGGCTGGACAGCGAGTTTACGCTAGGCACGTACGTGGAAATCCGCATGGGTTACGTGGATAAGCTGGAGACGGTTCTCTACGGCCTCATAACGTCCGTATCGTGCGAATTTCCTTCCGACGATTTGCCGAAAATCATCGTGCGCGGCATGGACATGTCGTTTCTGATGATGCGCAGCGTCAGATCCCAGTCGTGGGAGAAAAAGAAGATCAGCGACATCGTGTCGGAGGTTGGGAAGCAATATGTATCGAAGGTGGTCGCCGACGATACGGGCGATCCGATCGAGATTACTGCGCAAAACGAATGCAGCGATTACGAGTTTATTTCCGAGCTGGCGAAAGAGTTGAATTACGACTTTTTCATCGTCGGCAAGACGATGTATTTTCGCAAGGCTTTGGAGAGTACGTCTCCGGTCGTCACGCTGGCCTGGGGGAAGACGCTGCGCAGCTTCGCGCCCGAGATGAACATCGCCGCCCAGGTGGGCAAGGTGGTCGTGCGCGGATGGGATGTAAAGAAAACGGCCTTGCTCGAAGGAACATCCGGGCAGGTGAAAAAGCTCGGCTCCAACTCCAAGACGGGGCCCGACATTTTGAATTCGCTCGGCAGCTATACGGAGTACGTTTATACGAACGTGGACACGGAGCAGGAAGCGAAGGATAAAGCGACGGCGATCCTGAATTACCGGGCGATGCAGCTGATTTCCGGCTACGGGGAATGCGACGGCATTCCGGAAATGATGGCAGGCCTCTACGTCAAGATGGAAGGGCTCGGAAAAAAGCTCAGTCAGCCCTATTATTTAAAAGCGGTGACACATACGATCGACAGCTTCGGGTACGTTACCCGTTTCAGAATAGGGGGAAATGCGGTATGA
- a CDS encoding phage baseplate assembly protein V, which yields MSVWERSFPASERTYQKAEGVMVAIVTNNQDPDGLGRVKLKLPLRETENETDWTRIATLMAGNDRGSYFVPEVGDEVLVAFHLGEIRQPYVIGTLWSPTQKAPKGDDKNNLRKIRSRAGHELTFDDTDSAGKITITTTGGTKIVIDDKADSIELTDKNGKNKIEIKGGSANEIALTSQSTTIKMTGQGEVTVSSPKSIALKAAQVTVEASATLSLKGGASVDINSDGMVNIKGSMVKIN from the coding sequence ATGAGCGTATGGGAACGCAGCTTTCCGGCAAGCGAACGGACATATCAAAAGGCGGAAGGCGTCATGGTGGCGATCGTCACTAACAATCAGGACCCCGACGGCCTCGGACGCGTGAAGCTGAAGCTGCCGCTGCGGGAGACGGAAAACGAGACCGACTGGACGCGGATCGCCACCTTGATGGCAGGCAATGACCGGGGCAGCTATTTTGTGCCGGAGGTGGGGGACGAAGTGCTTGTCGCGTTCCATTTGGGCGAAATCCGCCAGCCTTACGTCATCGGCACGCTGTGGAGTCCGACCCAAAAAGCGCCCAAAGGCGACGATAAAAACAATTTGCGGAAAATCCGCTCGCGTGCCGGACACGAGCTGACGTTCGACGATACCGACTCGGCTGGTAAAATCACGATTACGACGACGGGCGGCACGAAGATCGTTATCGACGACAAGGCCGATTCAATCGAACTTACGGACAAAAACGGCAAAAATAAGATCGAAATCAAAGGCGGCAGCGCAAACGAAATCGCTTTGACGAGCCAATCGACAACGATCAAGATGACCGGTCAAGGGGAAGTGACGGTTTCGAGCCCGAAGTCGATCGCGCTCAAAGCCGCTCAGGTGACGGTGGAGGCTTCCGCGACCCTCAGCTTAAAGGGCGGCGCTTCCGTAGATATCAATTCGGACGGCATGGTCAACATTAAAGGCAGCATGGTGAAAATCAACTGA